A region from the Triticum urartu cultivar G1812 chromosome 1, Tu2.1, whole genome shotgun sequence genome encodes:
- the LOC125544061 gene encoding actin-depolymerizing factor 7 isoform X1: MANAASGMAVDDECKLKFLELKAKRTHRFIIYKIDDKKKMVVVEKVGEPALNYEDFAASLPTNECRYAIFDYDFVTEENCQKSKIFFVAWSPDTARVRSKMIYASSKERFKRELDGIQVELQATDPTEVGFDVIQGRAN, translated from the exons GCGAACGCTGCGTCAGGCATGGCTGTGGACGACGAATGCAAGCTCAAGTTCCTGGAGCTGAAGGCGAAGCGAACCCACCGCTTCATCATCTACAAGATAGACGATAAGAAGAAGATGGTTGTTGTGGAGAAAGTCGGCGAGCCTGCCCTGAACTATGAGGACTTCGCCGCCAGCCTCCCCACCAATGAATGCAGATACGCGATATTCGACTACGACTTTGTCACCGAGGAGAACTGCCAGAAGAGCAAGATATTCTTCGTCGCATG GTCTCCTGACACGGCACGCGTGAGGAGCAAGATGATCTACGCGAGCTCCAAGGAGAGGTTCAAGAGGGAGCTCGACGGCATCCAGGTGGAGCTGCAGGCGACAGACCCGACCGAGGTCGGCTTTGATGTGATCCAAGGCCGTGCCAACTGA
- the LOC125544061 gene encoding actin-depolymerizing factor 7 isoform X2 yields the protein MAVDDECKLKFLELKAKRTHRFIIYKIDDKKKMVVVEKVGEPALNYEDFAASLPTNECRYAIFDYDFVTEENCQKSKIFFVAWSPDTARVRSKMIYASSKERFKRELDGIQVELQATDPTEVGFDVIQGRAN from the exons ATGGCTGTGGACGACGAATGCAAGCTCAAGTTCCTGGAGCTGAAGGCGAAGCGAACCCACCGCTTCATCATCTACAAGATAGACGATAAGAAGAAGATGGTTGTTGTGGAGAAAGTCGGCGAGCCTGCCCTGAACTATGAGGACTTCGCCGCCAGCCTCCCCACCAATGAATGCAGATACGCGATATTCGACTACGACTTTGTCACCGAGGAGAACTGCCAGAAGAGCAAGATATTCTTCGTCGCATG GTCTCCTGACACGGCACGCGTGAGGAGCAAGATGATCTACGCGAGCTCCAAGGAGAGGTTCAAGAGGGAGCTCGACGGCATCCAGGTGGAGCTGCAGGCGACAGACCCGACCGAGGTCGGCTTTGATGTGATCCAAGGCCGTGCCAACTGA